The following are from one region of the Desulfitobacterium chlororespirans DSM 11544 genome:
- a CDS encoding polysaccharide deacetylase family protein, whose translation MKFIVFKRPALRNAMLWAILLFVVLAYRENVIAVFSSKLKPIYSAEVTTSEIGLTFDISWGEKTPEPILDILQEKGVKATFFLSSPWAAKHEDLVKRMVADGHEIASHGNRHIDLNTLSPGEIEREIMSAHEVLQQITGQKISLLRPPNGAYDNKLISVSQRLGYQVIQWSVDSLDWKRPGPEAVIHNVLNGLPNGHGAGPGDIILFHASDSAPDTIKALPVVIDQLRAKNYQLVPVSQLLKSAAKTWPPESNLPPLEQTGSS comes from the coding sequence ATGAAATTTATTGTCTTTAAACGACCGGCTTTGCGCAATGCTATGCTCTGGGCTATCCTCTTATTCGTGGTCCTTGCTTATCGTGAAAACGTTATAGCTGTCTTTTCCAGCAAGCTAAAGCCCATTTACTCAGCGGAAGTTACCACCAGTGAAATTGGCCTGACTTTCGATATCAGCTGGGGAGAAAAAACCCCGGAACCAATTCTGGATATTTTGCAGGAAAAAGGAGTCAAGGCTACCTTCTTTTTATCCAGCCCCTGGGCTGCCAAACATGAAGACCTGGTAAAACGCATGGTGGCGGACGGTCATGAAATTGCTTCCCATGGCAACCGGCATATTGATTTAAACACTTTAAGCCCGGGAGAGATTGAGCGTGAAATTATGAGTGCCCACGAAGTTCTTCAACAGATTACCGGACAAAAAATCTCCTTACTGAGACCACCTAACGGAGCTTATGATAATAAGCTGATCAGTGTCTCACAAAGGCTCGGCTATCAAGTCATTCAATGGAGTGTGGATTCCCTGGATTGGAAACGCCCCGGACCGGAAGCGGTTATCCATAATGTGCTGAATGGCCTTCCCAACGGGCATGGCGCAGGGCCGGGTGATATCATCCTCTTCCATGCCTCAGACTCCGCTCCGGACACGATTAAAGCCCTGCCGGTGGTGATTGATCAGCTGAGAGCCAAAAATTATCAGCTGGTCCCTGTAAGCCAATTGCTGAAAAGCGCTGCCAAAACCTGGCCGCCGGAAAGCAATCTCCCTCCACTGGAGCAAACAGGTTCCTCTTGA
- a CDS encoding tetratricopeptide repeat protein, with amino-acid sequence MLMNDHSLEFWRTLMEKGTACLGQTDYVKAENYFKRAVRIAHHLDVPLVKAFSLRLLATVQVKQGKTEIAEKGFREALQICEKVNNYKGMSEALAGLASVAVEKNNFENAIHFYCRAIEVYPLESPPLRLAMLYSDLGQAYSALERWQEAQDTYRKAMNLCHKFNYPKGEGELSVLIGEVHYQLEDKDQAILCIQHSCKVFAGSKEEVSLINSLQYYAFMMFELQRLEEALVALQRAVVLQMRNNLWEDVSESVYFMAKVLQGLGYLDETQYYLELSIKLCPDHELSLALRLQSLGRLMVRKEEYGQAKKYFLESAAIFELLGDDLRLGECYEYLAFLLDALGEEEESEYYRKESKRMIAGYHAHSLNAVQRLAEYYERRKQYLDALQCYWQSIEIARDIGYETMDLERAVQRVSRKVRQKKH; translated from the coding sequence ATGCTGATGAACGATCACAGCTTGGAATTTTGGCGAACCCTAATGGAAAAAGGCACGGCTTGTTTGGGCCAAACAGATTATGTGAAAGCGGAAAATTATTTCAAGAGAGCAGTGCGGATCGCACACCATCTCGATGTACCCTTAGTAAAGGCTTTTTCCTTACGTTTACTGGCGACGGTTCAAGTGAAGCAAGGAAAGACAGAAATAGCAGAGAAAGGATTCCGGGAAGCTCTGCAAATCTGTGAAAAGGTCAATAACTATAAAGGAATGTCCGAAGCTTTAGCCGGTTTAGCCAGTGTGGCCGTGGAAAAAAATAATTTCGAAAACGCCATACACTTCTATTGCCGGGCTATTGAAGTATATCCCCTTGAGTCGCCGCCCCTTCGTTTGGCCATGCTGTACAGCGATTTGGGTCAGGCTTATTCGGCCTTGGAACGCTGGCAGGAAGCTCAGGATACTTACAGGAAAGCCATGAACTTGTGTCACAAGTTTAATTATCCCAAAGGTGAAGGGGAGCTAAGTGTCCTCATTGGTGAAGTTCATTATCAACTGGAGGATAAAGACCAGGCCATACTATGTATACAGCATTCCTGTAAAGTCTTTGCCGGGAGCAAAGAAGAGGTATCGCTGATCAACAGCCTGCAATACTACGCTTTTATGATGTTTGAACTGCAGAGACTTGAAGAAGCATTAGTAGCTCTGCAAAGGGCGGTTGTGCTGCAGATGAGAAATAATTTATGGGAAGACGTTAGTGAGTCGGTCTATTTTATGGCAAAAGTTCTGCAAGGCTTAGGATACCTGGATGAGACTCAATACTACCTTGAGCTATCCATAAAACTCTGTCCCGATCATGAGCTCAGCTTGGCTCTGCGCTTACAAAGCTTAGGGAGACTTATGGTCAGAAAGGAAGAGTACGGCCAGGCTAAAAAATACTTTTTGGAATCTGCCGCTATTTTTGAGCTTCTGGGGGATGATCTCCGCTTAGGTGAGTGTTATGAATATTTGGCCTTTCTTCTTGACGCCTTGGGAGAAGAGGAAGAAAGTGAATACTATCGGAAAGAATCCAAACGGATGATTGCCGGTTATCATGCCCATTCCTTGAATGCAGTGCAGCGATTAGCCGAATATTATGAGCGCCGCAAGCAATATCTGGATGCCTTGCAATGCTATTGGCAATCCATAGAGATTGCCCGGGACATCGGGTATGAGACCATGGATTTGGAACGGGCGGTACAAAGAGTTTCCCGCAAGGTTCGTCAGAAGAAACATTGA